A stretch of the Capsicum annuum cultivar UCD-10X-F1 chromosome 8, UCD10Xv1.1, whole genome shotgun sequence genome encodes the following:
- the LOC107839474 gene encoding diphthamide biosynthesis protein 3: MSYDDVEIEDMDWNDELKAFTYPCPCGDLFQITKEELKIGEEIARCPSCSLYITVIYNIEDFLGDSKKHVVEPSKQQPIAVAC, from the coding sequence ATGTCGTACGACGACGTAGAAATTGAGGACATGGATTGGAACGATGAGCTGAAAGCTTTCACATATCCCTGTCCGTGCGGTGACTTGTTCCAGATCACTAAGGAAGAGTTGAAAATTGGGGAAGAGATCGCTCGATGCCCTAGTTGTTCCCTTTATATTACTGTTATATATAACATCGAAGATTTCCTCGGAGATTCTAAGAAACATGTCGTCGAGCCTTCGAAACAACAGCCAATTGCTGTCGCTTGTTGA
- the LOC107839472 gene encoding LOW QUALITY PROTEIN: zeta-carotene desaturase, chloroplastic/chromoplastic-like (The sequence of the model RefSeq protein was modified relative to this genomic sequence to represent the inferred CDS: inserted 1 base in 1 codon; substituted 2 bases at 2 genomic stop codons): MYVIAVRYICLTRNPIFLIFNTKKISVFSLPMATSSAYLCCPVTSATGKKCVFPNGSTGFLVFGGRRLSNRLVTPKSVIRADLDSMVSDMSTNAPKGLFPPEPEHYRGPKLKVAIIGAGLAGMSTAVELLDQGHEVDIYXSTTFIGGKVGSFVDXRGNHIEMGLHVFFGCYNNLFRLLKRVLKNLLVKEHTHTFVNKGGEIGELDFRFPVGAPLRGINAFLSTNQLKIYDKARNAVALALIPVVRALVDPDGGALQQIRDLDSVSFSDWFMSKGGMRVSIQRMWDPVAYALGFIDCDNISDRCMLTIFALFATKTATSLLRMLKGSPDVYLSGLIKKYIIDKGGRFHLRWGCREVLCETSSDGSMYVSGLAMSKATQKKIVKADAYVAACDVPGIKRLVPQKWRELVFFDNIYKLVGVPVVTVQLQYNGWVSELQDLERSRQSKCATGLDNLLYTPDADFSCFGDLALTSPVDYYIEGXGSLRQCVLAPGDPYMPLPNEEIIRRVSKQVLALFPSSQGLEITWSSVVKIGQSLYREGPGKDPFRPDQKTPVENFFLAGSYTKQDYIDSMEGATLSGRQASAYICDAGEQLLALRKKIAVAELNEICKGVSLSDELSLV; encoded by the exons ATGTACGTTATTGCAGTCCGATATATATGTTTAACAAGAAACCCcatttttttgatatttaacaCGAAAAAGATTTCGGTTTTTTCCCTTCCTATGGCTACTTCTTCAGCTTATCTTTGTTGTCCTGTCACTTCTGCTACTGGAAAGAAATGTGTTTTTCCAAATGGTTCAACGGGATTCTTGGTTTTTGGTGGTCGTCGTTTGTCGAACCGGTTAGTGACCCCAAAGTCTGTTATTCGGGCTGATTTGGACTCCATGGTCTCTGATATGAGTACAAATG CTCCAAAAGGGCTATTTCCACCTGAACCTGAACATTATCGGGGGCCAAAGCTGAAAGTAGCTATTATTGGAGCTGGACTTGCAGGGATGTCGACTGCTGTGGAGCTCTTGGATCAAGGACATGAG GTGGATATAT GATCAACGACCTTTATTGGTGGGAAAGTGGGTTCTTTTGTTGATTGACGTGGGAACCACATTGAAATGGGGCTGCACGTGTTCTTTGGTTGCTATAATAATCTGTTCCGTCTGTTGAAAAG GGTGCTAAAAAATCTGCTAGTGAAGGAGCATACTCACACATTTGTAAATAAAGGGGGTGAAATAGGGG AGCTTGATTTCCGCTTTCCAGTTGGAGCACCCTTACGTGGAATTAATGCATTTTTGTCTACTAATCAACTAAAG ATTTATGATAAAGCTAGAAATGCTGTAGCTCTTGCCCTTATTCCAGTGGTGCGGGCTTTAGTTGATCCAGATGGTGGTGCATTGCAGCAGATACGTGATCTAGATAGT GTAAGCTTTTCTGATTGGTTCATGTCTAAAGGAGGGATGCGTGTTAGCATCCAGAGGATGTGGGATCCTGTTGCATATGCTCTTGGATTCATTGACTGTGACAATATCAGTGATCGGTGTATGCTCACTATATTTGCATTATTTGCCACTAAAACGGCGACTTCCCTATTGCGCATGCTTAAAGGTTCTCCTGACGTTTATTTGAGTGGTCTAATTAAGAAGTACATCATAGACAAGGGGGGAAG GTTCCATCTAAGGTGGGGATGCAGAGAGGTACTCTGCGA AACCTCCTCTGATGGAAGCATGTATGTTAGCGGGCTTGCCATGTCAAA GGCCACTCAGAAGAAAATTGTAAAAGCTGATGCCTATGTTGCTG CATGTGATGTACCTGGAATTAAAAGATTGGTACCTCAGAAGTGGAGGGAATTGGTATTCTTTGACAACATTTACAAATTGGTTGGAGTGCCTGTTGTTACCGTACAACTACAATACAATGGCTGGGTTTCCGAGTTGCAGGACTTGGAGCGTTCAAG GCAATCAAAGTGCGCTACAGGTTTGGACAATCTCCTGTACACGCCAGATGCAGATTTCTCTTGTTTTGGAGACCTTGCATTGACATCTCCGGTAGATTATTACATTGAGGGATAAGGCTCATTGCGTCA ATGTGTCCTTGCACCTGGCGACCCTTACATGCCTCTCCCAAATGAAGAAATCATAAGAAGAGTGTCAAAACAG GTTTTGGCGTTATTTCCTTCTTCCCAAGGTCTTGAGATAACCTGGTCATCAGTTGTGAAGATTGGGCAATCCTTATATCGTGAAGGACCTGGTAAAGACCCGTTCAGACCTGATCAAAAGACGCCAGTGGAAAATTTCTTTCTTGCTGGCTCATATACAAAACAG GACTACATCGATAGTATGGAAGGGGCAACTCTTTCAGGCAGGCAAGCTTCTGCATACATATGTGATGCTGGAGAGCAGCTGTTGGCGCTGCGAAAAAAGATTGCTGTTGCTGAGTTAAACGAGATCTGTAAAGGTGTATCGCTATCGGATGAGTTGAGTCTTGTCTGA
- the LOC107839470 gene encoding DNA damage-repair/toleration protein DRT102: MAQQSTKRPLKIIAGADSFGCDLKDTLLSQLRHLNIQVEDLGTDKYYSVGAEIGRRISQAADDPAIETRGLVACGTGVGVAIFANKFPGVYAATCLNPDEARNARSINNCNVLAVSGMNTTPEVASEVLKTFLETPFKSPCPASGSNPWPDEIAQFLENSVREMNKIGAELAYTQGYPLTKTYNITSFGMGQVERAEVKLDGGSTTEPGDCHLCSLVKGREFKPVDIMPGGSILIVRESPTSAFVRFTAGSVEPAHHHTFGHDLVVLKGSKRVWNLSKGEKYDLGVGDYLFTPAGDVHRVKYFEDTDFFIKWEGQWDLLLDEDHAAANAAIDKEMEN; this comes from the exons ATGGCTCAACAATCAACCAAACGGCCCTTGAAAATCATCGCCGGCGCCGATTCCTTCGGCTGCGACCTCAAAGACACCTTACTCTCTCAGCTCCGCCATCTCAACATCCAAGTCGAAGACCTCGGCACCGACAAATACTACTCTGTCGGCGCGGAAATCGGCCGACGAATTAGCCAAGCTGCTGACGACCCTGCTATTGAAACCCGAGGACTCGTTGCTTGTGGTACCGGCGTCGGAGTCGCTATCTTTGCTAATAAGTTCCCCGGCGTCTATGCTGCCACGTGTCTCAACCCTGATGAAGCACGTAACGCTCGTTCCATCAATAATTGCAATGTCCTCGCCGTCTCCGGCATGAATACTACGCCGGAAGTGGCTTCCGAAGTTCTCAAGACGTTTCTAGAAACTCCGTTCAAGTCTCCTTGCCCCGCCTCTGGATCAAACCCTTGGCCCGATGAGATCGCCCAATTTTTAGAAAATTCGGTTCGTGAAATGAACAAAATTG GGGCGGAGCTAGCATATACTCAGGGTTACCCTTTGACGAAAACTTACAATATAACCTCCTTCG GGATGGGCCAAGTCGAACGTGCAGAAGTAAAGctggacggagggagtactacgGAACCAGGGGACTGTCATCTTTGTTCATTGGTGAAGGGCAGAGAATTTAAGCCCGTGGACATAATGCCTGGTGGTTCAATTCTGATAGTAAGGGAGAGCCCAACTTCAGCATTTGTGCGGTTCACTGCAGGGAGCGTTGAGCCGGCGCATCATCATACATTCGGGCATGATCTTGTGGTGTTAAAAGGGAGTAAAAGGGTGTGGAATTTGAGTAAAGGGGAGAAATATGATTTGGGTGTTGGTGATTACTTGTTTACTCCAGCTGGGGATGTGCATAGAGTGAAGTATTTTGAGGATACAGACTTCTTTATCAAGTGGGAAGGGCAGTGGGACTTGTTGCTGGATGAGGATCATGCTGCTGCCAATGCTGCAATTGATAAGGAAATGGAGAATTGA
- the LOC124886667 gene encoding uncharacterized protein LOC124886667, protein MAFDFSIEYKKGLENKAADALSRMPDAEVLAIAVPHDDLYNKIKDSWSTDSALQLCDICQRHKYDVAASPGYLQPLPIPEGVWTDICLDFIEGLPKFQGKDVILVLVDRLSKYAHFLSLQHPYTAQSVAKSFLDGVFKLHGMPVTMTSDRDPKPLVHFPYLVGESAVEMVDRDLAAREAIIQLIKFHIARAQQRMKDVTDKHRSDRSFEVGDWVYLKLQPYRHVSVASRPFNKLAAKYYGPYVVEAKIGVVAYRLLLPSEVLIHPSLHVSQLKRCLVVPSSISHPPVLHLSSPQCPLPGAILDRRMVKKGNKATTQVLIK, encoded by the exons ATGGCTTTTGACTTCTCAATTGAATATAAAAAGGGTTTAGAGAATAAGGCCGCAGATGCTCTTTCTAGAATGCCTGATGCAGAAGTTTTAGCCATAGCCGTACCACATGATGATTTGTATAACAAAATTAAGGATTCTTGGAGTACTGATTCTGCATTACAGTTG TGTGACATTTGCCAAAGACACAAGTATGATGTTGCAGCTTCTCCAGGTTATCTTCAGCCCCTCCCTATACCTGAAGGTGTTTGGACTGATATATGTCTTGACTTTATAGAAGGCCTTCCAAAGTTCCAGGGAAAAGATGTTATATTAGTATTGGTGGATAGATTGAGtaagtatgctcatttcttgAGTTTGCAGCATCCATATACAGCTCAGTCAGTAGCTAAAAGTTTCTTAGATGGAGTCTTTAAACTACATGGAATGCCTGTTACTATGACCAGTGATAGAGATCCT AAACCTCTTGTGCATTTTCCCTACCTGGTCGGAGAAAGTGCAGTTGAGATGGTGGACAGAGATCTTGCAGCTAGAGAGGCTATCATCCAGTTAATCAAGTTTCACATTGCTAGAGCTCAACAAAGAATGAAAGACGTGACTGATAAACATAGATCTGATAGGTCCTTTGAAGTTGGTGACTGGGTCTATTTGAAATTGCAGCCTTATAGGCATGTTTCAGTTGCCTCTAGGCCTTTTAACAAGCTAGCAGCCAAGTATTATGGACCCTATGTAGTTGAGGCTAAGATTGGAGTTGTTGCTTATAGACTTTTGCTTCCTTCTGAAGTACTTATTCATCCCTCACTCCATGTGTCACAGTTGAAAAGGTGTCTTGTTGTGCCTAGTAGCATTTCTCATCCTCCTGTTCTCCACCTCTCAAGTCCTCAATGTCCTTTACCTGGGGCTATTCTTGATAGAAGGATGGTCAAGAAGGGTAACAAGGCTACCACTCAAGTTCTCATCAAGTAG
- the LOC107839468 gene encoding zeta-carotene desaturase, chloroplastic/chromoplastic (The RefSeq protein has 2 substitutions compared to this genomic sequence): MATCSAYLCCPATSASLKKRVFPDGSAGFLFFGGRRLSNRLVTPKSVIRADLNSMVSDMSTNAPKGLFPPEPEHYRGPKLKVAIIGAGLAGMSTAVELLDQGHEVDIYESRTFIGGKVGSFVDKRGNHIEMGLHVFFGCYNNLFRLMKKVGAEKNLLVKEHTHTFVNKGGEIGELDFRFPVGAPLHGINAFLSTNQLKTYDKARNAVALALSPVVRALVDPDGALQQIRDLDSVSFSDWFMSKGGTRASIQRMWDPVAYALGFIDCDNISARCMLTIFALFATKTEASLLRMLKGSPDVYLSGPIKKYIIDKGGRFHLRWGCREVLYETSSDGSMYVSGLAMSKATQKKIVKADAYVAACVVPGIKRLVPQKWRELEFFGNIYKLIGVPVVTVQLRYNGWVTELQDLERSRQSKRATGLDNLLYTPDADFSCFADLALASPEDYYIEGQGSLLQCVLTPGDPYMPLPNEEIIRRVSKQVLALFPSSQGLEVTWSSVVKIGQSLYREGPGKDPFRPDQKTPVENFFLAGSYTKQDYIDSMEGATLSGRQASAYICDAGEQLLALRKKIAAAELNEISKGVSLSDELSLV, from the exons ATGGCTACTTGTTCAGCTTATCTTTGTTGTCCTGCCACTTCTGCTTCTTTAAAGAAACGTGTTTTTCCAGATGGGTCCGCTGGATTCTTGTTTTTTGGTGGTCGTCGTTTGTCGAACCGGTTAGTGACCCCAAAGTCTGTCATCCGAGCTGATTTGAACTCCATGGTCTCTGACATGAGTACCAACG CTCCAAAAGGGCTATTTCCACCTGAACCTGAACATTATCGGGGGCCAAAGCTGAAAGTAGCTATTATTGGAGCTGGCCTTGCAGGCATGTCGACTGCTGTGGAGCTCTTGGATCAAGGACATGAG GTGGATATATATGAATCAAGGACCTTCATTGGTGGGAAAGTGGGTTCTTTTGTTGATAAACGTGGGAACCACATTGAAATGGGACTGCACGTGTTCTTTGGTTGCTATAATAATCTATTCCGTCTGATGAAAAAG GTGGGTGCTGAAAAAAATCTGCTAGTGAAGGAGCATACTCACACATTTGTAAATAAAGGGGGTGAAATAGGGG AGCTTGATTTCCGCTTTCCAGTTGGAGCGCCCTTACATGGAATTAATGCATTTTTGTCTACTAATCAACTAAAG ACTTATGATAAAGCTAGAAATGCTGTAGCTCTTGCCCTTAGTCCAGTGGTGCGGGCTTTAGTTGATCCAGATGGCGCATTGCAGCAGATACGTGATCTAGATAGT GTAAGCTTTTCTGATTGGTTTATGTCTAAAGGAGGGACGCGCGCTAGCATCCAGAGGATGTGGGATCCTGTTGCATATGCTCTTGGATTCATTGACTGTGACAATATCAGTGCTCGGTGTATGCTCACTATATTTGCATTATTTGCCACTAAAACGGAGGCTTCCCTACTGCGCATGCTTAAAGGTTCTCCTGACGTTTATTTGAGTGGTCCAATTAAGAAGTACATCATAGACAAGGGGGGAAG GTTCCATCTGAGGTGGGGATGCAGAGAGGTACTCTACGAGACATCCTCTGATGGAAGCATGTATGTTAGCGGGCTTGCCATGTCAAAG GCCACTCAGAAGAAAATTGTAAAAGCTGATGCCTATGTTGCCG CATGTGATGTACCTGGAATTAAAAGATTAGTACCTCAGAAGTGGAGGGAATTGGAATTCTTTGGCAACATTTACAAACTGATTGGAGTGCCTGTTGTTACTGTGCAACTACGATACAATGGCTGGGTTACGGAGTTGCAGGACTTGGAGCGTTCAAG GCAATCAAAGCGCGCTACAGGTTTGGACAATCTCCTGTACACGCCAGATGCAGATTTCTCTTGTTTTGCAGACCTTGCATTGGCATCTCCAGAAGATTATTACATTGAGGGACAAGGCTCGTTGCTTCA ATGTGTCCTTACGCCTGGCGACCCTTACATGCCTCTACCAAATGAAGAAATCATAAGAAGAGTGTCAAAGCAG GTTTTGGCGTTATTTCCTTCTTCCCAAGGTCTTGAGATAACCTGGTCATCAGTTGTGAAGATTGGGCAATCCTTATATCGTGAAGGACCTGGTAAAGACCCGTTCAGACCTGATCAAAAGACGCCAGTGGAAAATTTCTTTCTTGCTGGCTCATATACAAAACAG GACTACATCGATAGTATGGAAGGGGCAACTCTTTCAGGCAGACAAGCTTCTGCATACATATGTGATGCTGGAGAGCAGCTGTTGGCGCTGCGAAAAAAGATTGCTGCTGCTGAGTTAAACGAGATCTCTAAAGGTGTATCGCTATCGGATGAGTTGAGTCTTGTCTGA